CAatactgatagtaaagatcttaaaagctgtacaATAATCGGTTCAACTATTTGACACTATTTACGACAGTGAAGAATGAAgaaattggtttatggaattcacttccagaagaggttgtgacagctgtcagcctggatagcttcaaggcaggattagacagattcatggaggccaagtgtatcataggtggttattaaaatggatgtccaagagccgcctctatgttggttgaggcaggcagggttcccttggggaccatttgttgggggtcaagggaaagggagggttttaccttctctttctgctcaagatccccatggacaattggtgggccactgtgggacacagaatgctggactcgatgggctttggcccgattcagcagggctcttcttaggttcttaagaaTTCCTTATGAAGAATTCCATTCATCAGAAATAAAAATTCATATATTTCTGCAAAGAAACAAAATATACCATATACTTGAACTGTAGTCCTTCCCTTTGAAGCGAACatgttatttttccttccttcatcccctgCTCTTTATTTGGAGTATCCCCAAGGAACCTTTTATCCTGTCTTGCAAATACCATTCTGTCAGAGTGAATGGACGTATCACTACGTCCAACTCTGTCTgtgtaaagtacagtggtacctctacttaagaacttaattcgttccttgaccaggttcttaagtagaaaggtttgtaagtagaagccattttccccataggaatcagtgtaaaagcaaataatgcgtacaaaaccattaggaaagaaataaaagctcggaatttgggtgggaggaggaagaggaggtcccatccatctctatgattctgtatcagtctcctgcttgagaagagggttggactagatggcctctgcggTCCTCTGAGGTATGATTCTGTATCAGCTgcttgagatagatagatagatagatagatagatagatagatagatagatagatagatagataaaaagatagatagagagatagagagagagagagatggataaaaagatagatagatagataaaaagatagatagatagatagatatagataaaaagatagatagataaaaagatagatagatagatatagataaaaagatagatagatagataaaaatagatagatagataaaaagatagataaaaggatagatagataaaaagatagatagataaaaagatagatagatagatagataaaaagatagatagatagatagatagatagatagagaggtaaaaagatagataaaagatagataaaaagatagatagatagataaaagaatagatagatggataaatagatagatagataggtaaaaagatagatagatagatagatagataggtaaaaaGATAgctagataaaaagatagatagatagatagatagctagatagctagataaaaagatagatagctagataaaaagatagatagatagatagctagatagctagataaaaagatagatagctagataaaaagatagatagctagatagctagatagctagatacacAACTAACACGGACGGGACATTTTGTAGCAGACTGAACTCAACTGTCTCTCAACTCGGGGGAAGAACTGGGCCCAAAGGGAACCCAAAGAAGGCGGAGGAAGTCCCGCGGCGGGGGCGGGGCTTCTGGAGAATGGGCGGGGCCTCCTCCCAGGTGAGCCCCGCTGCCACCTGCGGCCACTGCGGGTGAGATCGAAGGCCGGACATCGGTCGGGAGTGGCCGTTGGAGGGGGGGGATCGTGCGTTCTAGCCAccctcgttctctctctccctggccAGCTCCATGGGGCGCTCCGGGCTGGCCGTCCTGTCCCTCCTGGGCCTCTTCGGCGCCCTCCTGCTGTTGCCCCCGGCGGCCACGGTCCTCTCGGACGTGCGGCTGACGGACCCCCGGGTGAGGGCAGCCATCGTCTACGCCGTGGAGCAACACAACGAGGCGAAGAAGTACGGCGCCAACTATTTCAAAGGGCTGCGCCTTCGGAGGCCGCTGCTCTCGGTGGGTGTAATTGTGGCAGCCTGGTGGGATCCCTGGAGCAGCCGAACAATAGCAAGAGCGCTTAGATTTATACACCGCTTCACGGGGATTTAACTGAGTTAACACTAcgccggtcaggattgaactgctggcagtcagtagaattagtctgcaatctaaccacgggggggggggggaaggaatggggagggatgaatgaatgaaggaagggagggaggaaggaagggagggaggaagaaagggagggaggaagaaaggggggagggaggaaggaagaaagggagggaagggacagaggaaggaaggaaggggaggaaggtaggcaaggagggagaaaggaatgaaagggaggaatgaaggaagggagggagggaggaagaaagggagggagggagggaggaagggagggaggtgacagaggaaggggaggaaggtaggcaaggagggagaaaggaatgaaagggaggtagaaaggaaggaagagagggaaggaggaaggaaagaaagaaagaagggagggagggagaaatgggacaggaaggaaggaaggggaggaaggtaggcaaggagggagaaaggaatgaaagggaggactgaatgaaggaaagaaagaaagaaagaagggagggagaattgggacagaggaaggaagggaggaaggtaggcaaggagggagaaaggaatgaaagggaggaatgaaggaaggaaggaaagaaagaaagaagggagggagaattgggacagaggaaggaagggaggaaggtaggcaaggagggagaaaggaatgaaggggaggaaggaaggaaggaaagaaagaaagaagggagggagaattgggacagaggaaggaagggaggaaggtaggcaaggagggagaaaggaatgaaggggaggaatgaaggaaggaaggaaagaaagaaagaaagaagggagggagaattgggacagaggaaggaagggaggaatgtaggcaaggagggagaaaggaatgaaagggaggaatgaatgaatgaatggagggagggagggagggagggaagaaggggaggaaggaatgggagggagggaggaaggaaggaaggaaaagggaggaaggaaggaaagaatgggaggaagagagggaagaagggaggctgggattgaggaagggagggaggaaggaatggcaTGTAGACTTATACACCCCTtgacagtactttacagccccctctaaggaTGGAAAACTGTCAATGTTGAGCCAGTCAGGACGGAACTGCTGCACTGGTCAGCAGAAATCGTCTCCACTAGTTCATTCTGACCACTGTGTCTCCAAGGGGCTGAAGAGAGGGGTTTGGGGGTGCTGGAGGGAGCTTAGGGGCTGTTCTAGGGAAGGGACTGTTGTTACTGACATGGTTTCTGCTGGTTGTATCTGAGGGGGAAATCTTTCCTCTTGAACTGATGTCCTTGCTACTCTCAAGGCATAAAGTCCTTTCCGGGTTGTGACCAATGAAGCCGGTCAAGTTTTGTAATTAATTCAGAGGCCATGTGCTTATTTTTCAACCCAGGTGGACGCTTGGGAGAAACACCATCTTCTGGTGCTGATGGAGGAGACAGCATGTAGAAAGGAGCGTGGTAGGATACTAAGATTTCAGCAAATCCAGAGATGTGAGCAACTTCCAGTGAATCCCATGGTGAGATTGGAGGCCAGATTCCAATGACCTGTTTGAGGTTTAATGGACATATTAAATTCACTGATTTCCTGCCTTGCCACCACTGCAAAGGAGGTTTTAATTATTTTCATGGATggctttgatatttatttatatttatatttatatttatatttatatttatatttatatttatatttatatttatatttatatttatatttatatttatatttatatttatatttatatttatatttatatttatatttatatttatatttatatttatatttatatttatatttatatttatatttatatttatatttatatttatatttatatttacatttacatttacatttacatttacatttacattatatttatattttttatatttatatttatatttatacttatacttatacttatacttatacttatattatttatattatttatattatttatattatttatattatttatatttatattatttatattatttatatttatatttacatttacatttatattatttatatttatgtttatatttatatttatatttatatttatatttatatttatatttatatttatatttatatttatttatatttatatttatatttatatttatatttatatttatatttatatttatatttacatttacattatatttatattttttatatttatatttatatttatatttatacttatacttatatttatattatttatattatttatattatttatattatttatactatttatattatttatattatttatattatttatattatttatatttatattatttatatttatatttacatttacatttacatttatattatttatatttatgtttatgtttatgtttatgtttatgtttatatttatatttatatttatatttatatttatatttatatttatatttacatttacatttacatttacatttacatttacatttacatttatattatttatatttatatttatgttatttatgttatttatgttatttatgttatttatgttatttatgttatttatgttatttatgtttatgtttatgtttatgtttatgtttatgtttatatttatatttatatttatatttatatttatatttatatttatatttatatttatatttatatttatatttatatttatatttatatttatatttatatttacatttacatttacatttacatttacattcacatttacatttacatttacatttacatttacattatatttatatttatattttttatttttatttttatatttatatttatacttatacttatacttatatttatattatttatattatttatattatttatattatttatattatttatattatttatattatttatattatttatattatttatattatttatattatttatattatttatattatttatattatttacatttacatttatatttatatttacatttatatttgtttgatttttatgccgcccttctccttagactcagggcggcttacaccatgttagcaagggcacttttgaacagagccagcagcCTATTAGGGGTGACACGACATCAGTGTTTGCTATTAGAGGGACTGCCCCAAAGAAAACGGGGGTccccctattctccaaagcacctgaaggcaggacaagaaacaacgggTGGAAACACATGAAATAGTAGCattgctttataatgccttgataaggccgCCGTTGGAATATTGGTTGACACAACATTAAAGAAGATATTGAGATTTTtcaaagagttcagagaagacaAAGAGGGTTCGGGGACTGGTGGCTAAAACACGCAAAGAATGTTTGCAGGAGTTAAGTAGGACCAACAGAGGCAGGATAGAAGTCTTCCAATACACTATTTGGAGGGGCTGTCCCAAAGAGGAAGGGGTCAACTTCATTTCCAAAGCACCGGAaggcaaggaacaatggatggaaactaatgaaggagagaaacaacctagaactaaggagaaacttcctaaaagtGAGAAAATTTAACCCTGGGACtgttttcctccagaagttgtgggagctccatcacTATAAGATTTTATGAAaggacaaacatttgtctgaaagggtTAAAGGTCTCTTGCTtgaacaggaggttggactagatcagaggTAGGCCAAATCGGATCTTttatgacttttggacttcaactgtcttggttatgacctataaagcccttcatggcatctgaccagaatatctcagggaccaccttctgccacacgaatcccagcgaccagtcaggtgccacagagttggccttctccgggtcccgtcgactaaacaatgtcgtttggcgggacccagggaagagccttctctgtggcggccccggccctctgaaccagctcccccccggaggttagaattgcccccaccctccttgcctttcataaactccttaaaacccacctctgccgtcaggcatgggggaattgagacttctcccccagggcctatacagtttatgaatggtatgtttgtgtgtatgttttgctttttaataatgggtttttaatgacttttaattattagatttgttatacagtgttccctcaattttcgtggggggatgccttccgagaccgcccgccaaagtcgaatttccgcgaagtagagatgtggaagtaaatacactatttttgtccatgaacagtatcacaggccttcccttaacactttaaagccctaaattacaatttccgattcccttagcaaccatttagattattagctcaccatgtttatttattaaagtttatttaaaaaaatatttatacaggtggacgaaagtttggtgatgacatatgacatcatcgggtgggaaaaaactgtggtatagggggggtgggaaccgcaaagtattttttaattaatattttttgaaaaaaaccgtggtatagacttttcgcgaagttcgaacccgcgaaaatcgagggaacactgtacatagttttattattgttgtgagctgccccgagtctacggagagggcggcatacaaatctaataaataataataataataataataatgatgatgataatgataatgataataataatttatatttgtatgccacccctctcccaagactgGGGGATTTTCCGAAAACAATTGAAAGAGCGGTTAAGGCTTATATGCCGCTCAAGGTACTTTGcagcccctctctaagcggtttgcagaatcagcctcttgcccccactcaacaatttgggtcctgatTTTATGgacctttggaaggatggaaggttgagtcttCCTTGGGCCGGTCAGAATCAAATTGCTTtacagtggaaggaaggaaggaagggagggagggagggagggagggagggagggaaggaaggaaggaaggggaggaaggaggggaggaagggaaggaaggggaggaaggagggaggaaggaaggaagggaggaaggaaggaaggaaggggaggaaggtggaggagaggaaggaggaaggaaggggaggaaggaaggaaggggaggaaggaaggggaggaaggagggaggaaggaaggaagagaaggaaggaaggaaggggaggaaggaaggaagggaggaaggaaggaagggggaggaaggaaggaaggaaggggaaggaaggaaggaaggacaatagaaGTAGCACttatactcagtgaagggctaccaaaatttttactaccacactgtgggccgtggcttatgtatttttcttacagtgcaaattgggtgctctggggtggagctctgttttcgctaccccattgcattctcCCTTCCTGTCCTGGTGGTAGcccaatcacgctagctcaggaattctgggagtggaagcccacatgtcatagaagaaccaacttgcCCAAGCCCTGGTCTAGATgatctccaagttcccttccaactctgttttttccCTTACAGAGGATGAACTGTTACTTTAGGATTACACCGCAGATGGGCCTTTGCCAATGAAGTTAGAATTCACTCTCTGTGACTGACGTAGACCTCTTCTGCTGCAGAGTGTGTCCAGCCACCGAGCAGCAGTCATCTGGTGTGCAAGCTGGGTTCACACCAAGCGTTGCTGCTTCTGACGCACCTCAAGAATGTGCTGGTTTGCTTCAGCCCAAATCCACATCTTCTGAGCTTCTCCTGCACTTCTCTTTTCTATAAAGGTTCATCTTTGAGTTGAAATCAATATTTTGCCAATTCCGTTCACTGATCTTAATAAAGCTCTCCGCCTGATGTTTCCGCCTGGTGTCTTTTTCTTGTCCAAATCCCCGTCCAACCTTCAGGTTTTGACAAACACAACACAATGACACAAGGGCTTCTCCTTGAAAGCCTTTGCTTTGTCCAGCTggtggaaatgggggggggggtttccgctGGGCTTTTGCAGAACTCATTTCATTTGTTATGGGATGGCCTGGTCATTACCAATGAAGCcgattgtagaaacatagaagattgatgccagaaaaaagacctcctggtccatctagtctgcccttatactatttcctgtatttttatcttaggatggatataggtttatcccaggcatgtttaaattcagtcactgtggattgaccaaccaggtctgctggaagtttgttcctagcatctactattctttcagtaaaatattaataCGCGTATAAAAtacgctgtctacatggggctacctttgaaaagtgttcggaaacttcagatcgtgcagaatgcagctgcgagagcaattatgggcttctctaagtatgcccatattactccaacactccgcagtctgcattgttgccgatcagtttccggtcacaattcaaagtgttggttatgacctataaagcccttcatggcaccggaccagaatatcttcgggaccgcctcctgccgcacgaatcccagcgaccggttaggtcccacagagtccgccttcttcgggtcccgtcgactaaacaatgtcgtctagcgggacccaggggaagagccttctctgtgggggccccgaccctctggaaccagctcccccctgagattaggattgcccccaccctccttgcctttcgtaaactccttaagacccacctctgccgtcaggcatgggggaactaaaacacctcccccttgcccatgttgtgttgttgattggttgactgtgtgcctgtttttatatatattgggattgttttaggaaatgactaattttaaattgtaattagattggtgggcattggatttttattatgtactgttttttattattgttgtgaaccgccccgagtttgcagagaggggcggcatataaatccaataaatctaatctaatctaattattttctcacgttgcttctgatctctcccccagctaacctcagattgtgcccccttgtccttgggttcactttcctattaaaaacacttagaaacatagaaacatagaagattgatggcagaaaaaagacctcatggtccatctagtctgcccttatactatttcctgtatttttatcttaggatggatctaggtttatcccaggcatgtttaaattcagtcactgtggattgaccaaccacgtctgctggaagtttgttccaagcatctactattctttcagtaaaa
This genomic window from Erythrolamprus reginae isolate rEryReg1 chromosome 13, rEryReg1.hap1, whole genome shotgun sequence contains:
- the LOC139175276 gene encoding cystatin-1-like, coding for MGRSGLAVLSLLGLFGALLLLPPAATVLSDVRLTDPRVRAAIVYAVEQHNEAKKYGANYFKGLRLRRPLLSVDAWEKHHLLVLMEETACRKERGRILRFQQIQRCEQLPVNPMRMNCYFRITPQMGLCQ